A single genomic interval of Trachemys scripta elegans isolate TJP31775 chromosome 3, CAS_Tse_1.0, whole genome shotgun sequence harbors:
- the XPO5 gene encoding exportin-5 isoform X1, which translates to MSAEQVSSLCEQLVKAVTVIMDPASTQRYRLEALKFCEEFKEKCPICVPCGLKLAEKTQTAIVRHFGLQILEHVVKFRWNSMPRLEKVYLKNNVMGLISNGTQNILEEESHIKDVLSRIVVEMIKREWPQHWPDMLKELDTLSKQGETQTELVMFILLRLAEDVVTFQTLPTQRRRDIQQTLTQNMEKIFSFLLTTLQQNVNKYRRMKTDLAQEPKAQANCRVGIAALNTLAGYIDWVAMSHITADNCKLLEMLCLLLNEPELQVGAAECLLIAVSRKGKLEDRKPLMVLFGDVAMHYILSAAQTADGEGLVEKHYVFLKRLCQVLCALGSQLCALVGSDSDVDTPANLGKYLDSFLAFTTHPSQFLRSSTQITWGALFRHEILSRDPLLLAMIPKYLRASMTNLVKVGFPSKTDSPSCEYSRFDFDSDEDFNAFFNSFRAQQGEVMRMACRLDPRTGFQMAGEWLKYQLAAPVDIGPMNSKTGEGLCSIFSPSFVQWDAMTFFSESVISQMFRTLDKEEIPVNDGIELLQLVLNFETKDPLILSCVLTNVSALFPFVTYRPEYLPQVLSKLFTAVTFEVIEESKAPRTRAVKNVRRHACSSIIKMCRDYPQLVLPNFEMLYNHVKQLLSNELLLTQMEKCALMEALVLISNQFKDYQRQKVFLEELMSPVANLWLSEEMQRVLSDPEAFISYVGADNKIADPVLEDPSGLNRSRISFCVYTILGVVKRARWPTTLEEAKAGGFVIGCMPSGNPIYRNPCTEQVLKLLDNLLALIRTHNNLYMPEMVAKLGETFAKALDMLEVEKNAILGLPQPLLELYDSPVYKTILERMQGFFCTLYDNCFHILGNAGPSMQQDFYTVDGLASQFLNSAFVNLNNIPDYRLRPMLRVFVKPLVLSCPSEHYETLLCPMLGPLFTYLHVRLSQKWQVISQRSILCEEDTADDNPESQEMLEEQLVRLLTREVMDLITVCCVSKKGAAEHNSSAVADGDDDEMMSTDVTPPSSAELTELGKCLMKQEDVCTALLITAYRSLSWKDTLSCQRTTTQLCWPLLKQVLTGNLLPDAVTWFFTGVLKGLQTHGQHDGCMAALVHLAFQIYEALRPRYAELKAVMEQIPEIQKESLEQFDSKLLNPTLLKVADKRRKDNFKRLIAGCIGKPLGEQFRKEVHIRNLPSLFKKVKPSLETDVLENNEDGEGLTALFEP; encoded by the exons ATGTCCGCGGAGCAGGTGAGCAGCCTGTGCGAGCAGCTGGTGAAGGCGGTGACGGTGATCATGGACCCGGCCTCCACCCAGCGCTACCGCCTGGAGGCGCTCAAG TTCTGCGAGGAGTTTAAAGAGAAGTGTCCCATCTGTGTCCCCTGTGGTCTgaagctggcagagaaaaccCAGACAGCCATTGTCAGGCACTTTGGTCTTCAGATCTTGGAGCATGTCGTCAA GTTTCGCTGGAACAGCATGCCTCGCCTCGAGAAGGTCTATCTGAAGAACAACGTCATGGGGCTCATATCCAAT GGAACACAGAATATTTTAGAGGAGGAAAGTCACATTAAGGATGTCCTGTCTCGCATTGTGGTGGAGATGATCAAGCGTGAATGGCCTCAGCACTGGCCTGATATGCTGAAGGAGCTGGACACACTTTCCAAACAAGGG GAGACACAGACAGAACTGGTGATGTTCATCCTCCTGCGTCTGGCAGAGGACGTGGTGACCTTCCAGACGCTGCCCACCCAGCGGCGACGGGACATCCAACAAACTCTTACCCAGAACATGGAGAAGATCTTCAGCTTCCTGCTCACTACCCTGCAGCAGAACGTCAACAAGTATAGGCGCATG AAGACTGACCTGGCTCAGGAACCAAAG GCCCAGGCAAACTGCCGCGTTGGGATAGCAGCACTGAACACCCTGGCAGGCTACATTGACTGGGTGGCCATGAGCCACATCACAGCAGATAACTGCAAGCTCCTGGAGATGCTGTGCTTGCTCCTGAATGAACCCGAGCTCCAAGTGGGAGCAGCAGAGTGTCTTCTGATCGCTGTCAGCAGGAAA GGGAAGCTGGAGGATCGGAAGCCCCTTATGGTCTTGTTTGGAGATGTTGCCATGCACTACATACTTTCTGCTGCGCA gacAGCAGATGGTGAAGGCCTGGTAGAGAAGCATTATGTTTTCTTGAAGAGACTTTGCCAGGTCTTGTGTGCTTTGGGCAGTCAGCTGTGTGCATTAGTG GGCTCGGATTCTGACGTGGACACACCAGCCAACCTTGGGAAATACCTGGACTCGTTTCTAGCTTTCACAACCCATCCCAGCCAg TTCCTGCGCTCTTCCACTCAGATCACCTGGGGAGCCCTCTTTCGACATGAAATCCTGTCCCGTGACCCTCTGCTGTTAGCTATGATCCCAAAGTACCTTCGTGCATCTATGACTAACCTAGTGAAG GTGGGCTTCCCCTCTAAAACAGACAGCCCTAGTTGTGAATACTCTCGCTTTGACTTCGACAGTGATGAGGACTTCAATGCCTTCTTCAACT CTTTCCGTGCCCAGCAGGGAGAAGTCATGAGGATGGCGTGTCGCCTGGACCCAAGGACTGGCTTCCAGATGGCTGGGGAGTGGCTGAAGTACCAGCTGGCAGCTCCTGTTGATATTGGACCCATGAACT CTAAGACTGGGGAAGGTCTCTGCTCcatcttctctccttcctttgtaCAGTGGGATGCTATGACCTTCTTCTCGGAGAGTGTCATCAGTCAGATGTTCCGGACACTGGATAAGGAA GAGATCCCAGTGAATGATGGCATAGAGCTGCTGCAGCTTGTCCTGAACTTTGAAACAAAGGATCCTCTCATCTTGTCCTGTGTGCTTACCAATGTCTCTGCACTCTTCCCTTTTGTCACCTACAGGCCAGAGTATCTACCCCAAGTCCTCTCCAAG CTATTCACCGCCGTCACTTTTGAAGTTATAGAAGAGAGCAAG GCCCCAAGAACTCGGGCAGTGAAGAATGTGAGAAGACATGCATGCTCCTCGATCATAAAGATGTGTCGGGACTACCCTCAGCTTGTCCTG CCTAACTTTGAGATGCTGTATAACCACGTGAAGCAGCTGCTGTCCAATGAGCTGCTCCTGACGCAGATGGAGAAGTGCGCTCTCATGGAGGCTCTGGTCCTCATCAGCAACCAGTTCAAGGACTACCAGCGGCAGAAGGTTTTCCTGGAGGAGCTCATGTCTCCTgttgccaacctgtggctctCTGAAGAGATGCAGAG AGTCCTATCAGATCCTGAAGCTTTCATCTCCTACGTGGGTGCTGACAACAAAATCGCTGATCCCGTCTTAGAAGATCCCAGTGGCCTGAACCGCTCCAGA ATAAGCTTTTGCGTGTACACCATTCTGGGAGTTGTGAAACGGGCTCGTTGGCCCACTACCCTGGAAGAGGCTAAGGCCGGAGGATTTGTGATCGGGTGCATGCCCAGCGGCAATCCGATCTACCGTAACCCCTGCACTGAGCAGGTCCTGAAACTTCTCGACAACTTGCTCGCTCTCATAAG GACCCACAACAATCTCTACATGCCAGAGATGGTGGCTAAGCTGGGGGAAACATTTGCAAAGGCTTTAGATATGCTGGAAGTGGAGAAGAATGCCATCCTAG gcctccctcagcctctcctggagCTTTATGACTCTCCTGTTTACAAAACCATCTTAGAAAGGATGCAGGGCTTCTTCTGTACCCTCTATGACAATTG TTTCCACATCCTGGGTAATGCCGGCCCATCAATGCAGCAAGACTTCTACACTGTTGACGGCCTCGCCAGCCAGTTCCTCAACTCAGCCTTCGTTAACCTCAACAATATTCCCGACTACAGGCTGCGCCCCATGCTTC GTGTGTTTGTGAAGCCCTTGGTTCTCTCCTGCCCCTCGGAGCACTACGAAACCCTTCTCTGTCCCATGCTCGGCCCGCTCTTCACCTATCTACACGTG AGACTGTCCCAGAAATGGCAGGTCATCAGCCAGCGGAGCATACTTTG CGAGGAGGACACAGCAGATGACAACCCTGAGTCCCAGGAGATGCTTGAGGAGCAGCTGGTCAGGTTGCTGACCCGGGAAGTCATGGATCTTATCA CTGTTTGCTGTGTATCAAAGAAAGGCGCCGCTGAGCATAACAGCTCTGCTGTTGCAGATGGAGACG ATGATGAGATGATGTCCACAGACGTGACCCCACCTTCCAGTGCAGAGCTAACTGAGCTGGGCAAGTGTTTGATGAAGCAGGAG GATGTCTGCACTGCTCTTCTGATCACGGCCTACAGATCCCTCTCCTGGAAGGACACCCTGTCCTGCCAAAGAACCACCACGCAGCTTTGCTGGCCATTGCTCAAACAG GTGCTCACAGGGAATCTGCTCCCTGACGCAGTGACCTGGTTCTTCACCGGCGTGCTGAAAGGGTTGCAGACACACGGACAGCATGATGGCTGCATGGCAGCTCTCGTCCACCTGGCTTTCCAGATCTATGAGGCTTTG CGCCCCCGCTATGCTGAGCTGAAGGCAGTGATGGAACAGATCCCAGAAATCCAGAAGGAATCATTGGAGCAGTTTGACTCCAAGCTTCTAAACCCAACTCTGCTGAAAGTGGCAGACAAGCGCCGGAAGGACAATTTCAAACGCCTCATTGCTGGCTGCATCGGG AAGCCTCTGGGAGAACAGTTCCGCAAAGAGGTTCACATCCGGAACCTCCCATCTCTCTTCAAAAAGGTGAAGCCGTCGCTGGAGACAGACGTACTGGAGAACAACGAGGATGGAGAAGGCCTCACTGCGCTCTTTGAGCCCTGA
- the XPO5 gene encoding exportin-5 isoform X2, with protein sequence MSHITADNCKLLEMLCLLLNEPELQVGAAECLLIAVSRKGKLEDRKPLMVLFGDVAMHYILSAAQTADGEGLVEKHYVFLKRLCQVLCALGSQLCALVGSDSDVDTPANLGKYLDSFLAFTTHPSQFLRSSTQITWGALFRHEILSRDPLLLAMIPKYLRASMTNLVKVGFPSKTDSPSCEYSRFDFDSDEDFNAFFNSFRAQQGEVMRMACRLDPRTGFQMAGEWLKYQLAAPVDIGPMNSKTGEGLCSIFSPSFVQWDAMTFFSESVISQMFRTLDKEEIPVNDGIELLQLVLNFETKDPLILSCVLTNVSALFPFVTYRPEYLPQVLSKLFTAVTFEVIEESKAPRTRAVKNVRRHACSSIIKMCRDYPQLVLPNFEMLYNHVKQLLSNELLLTQMEKCALMEALVLISNQFKDYQRQKVFLEELMSPVANLWLSEEMQRVLSDPEAFISYVGADNKIADPVLEDPSGLNRSRISFCVYTILGVVKRARWPTTLEEAKAGGFVIGCMPSGNPIYRNPCTEQVLKLLDNLLALIRTHNNLYMPEMVAKLGETFAKALDMLEVEKNAILGLPQPLLELYDSPVYKTILERMQGFFCTLYDNCFHILGNAGPSMQQDFYTVDGLASQFLNSAFVNLNNIPDYRLRPMLRVFVKPLVLSCPSEHYETLLCPMLGPLFTYLHVRLSQKWQVISQRSILCEEDTADDNPESQEMLEEQLVRLLTREVMDLITVCCVSKKGAAEHNSSAVADGDDDEMMSTDVTPPSSAELTELGKCLMKQEDVCTALLITAYRSLSWKDTLSCQRTTTQLCWPLLKQVLTGNLLPDAVTWFFTGVLKGLQTHGQHDGCMAALVHLAFQIYEALRPRYAELKAVMEQIPEIQKESLEQFDSKLLNPTLLKVADKRRKDNFKRLIAGCIGKPLGEQFRKEVHIRNLPSLFKKVKPSLETDVLENNEDGEGLTALFEP encoded by the exons ATGAGCCACATCACAGCAGATAACTGCAAGCTCCTGGAGATGCTGTGCTTGCTCCTGAATGAACCCGAGCTCCAAGTGGGAGCAGCAGAGTGTCTTCTGATCGCTGTCAGCAGGAAA GGGAAGCTGGAGGATCGGAAGCCCCTTATGGTCTTGTTTGGAGATGTTGCCATGCACTACATACTTTCTGCTGCGCA gacAGCAGATGGTGAAGGCCTGGTAGAGAAGCATTATGTTTTCTTGAAGAGACTTTGCCAGGTCTTGTGTGCTTTGGGCAGTCAGCTGTGTGCATTAGTG GGCTCGGATTCTGACGTGGACACACCAGCCAACCTTGGGAAATACCTGGACTCGTTTCTAGCTTTCACAACCCATCCCAGCCAg TTCCTGCGCTCTTCCACTCAGATCACCTGGGGAGCCCTCTTTCGACATGAAATCCTGTCCCGTGACCCTCTGCTGTTAGCTATGATCCCAAAGTACCTTCGTGCATCTATGACTAACCTAGTGAAG GTGGGCTTCCCCTCTAAAACAGACAGCCCTAGTTGTGAATACTCTCGCTTTGACTTCGACAGTGATGAGGACTTCAATGCCTTCTTCAACT CTTTCCGTGCCCAGCAGGGAGAAGTCATGAGGATGGCGTGTCGCCTGGACCCAAGGACTGGCTTCCAGATGGCTGGGGAGTGGCTGAAGTACCAGCTGGCAGCTCCTGTTGATATTGGACCCATGAACT CTAAGACTGGGGAAGGTCTCTGCTCcatcttctctccttcctttgtaCAGTGGGATGCTATGACCTTCTTCTCGGAGAGTGTCATCAGTCAGATGTTCCGGACACTGGATAAGGAA GAGATCCCAGTGAATGATGGCATAGAGCTGCTGCAGCTTGTCCTGAACTTTGAAACAAAGGATCCTCTCATCTTGTCCTGTGTGCTTACCAATGTCTCTGCACTCTTCCCTTTTGTCACCTACAGGCCAGAGTATCTACCCCAAGTCCTCTCCAAG CTATTCACCGCCGTCACTTTTGAAGTTATAGAAGAGAGCAAG GCCCCAAGAACTCGGGCAGTGAAGAATGTGAGAAGACATGCATGCTCCTCGATCATAAAGATGTGTCGGGACTACCCTCAGCTTGTCCTG CCTAACTTTGAGATGCTGTATAACCACGTGAAGCAGCTGCTGTCCAATGAGCTGCTCCTGACGCAGATGGAGAAGTGCGCTCTCATGGAGGCTCTGGTCCTCATCAGCAACCAGTTCAAGGACTACCAGCGGCAGAAGGTTTTCCTGGAGGAGCTCATGTCTCCTgttgccaacctgtggctctCTGAAGAGATGCAGAG AGTCCTATCAGATCCTGAAGCTTTCATCTCCTACGTGGGTGCTGACAACAAAATCGCTGATCCCGTCTTAGAAGATCCCAGTGGCCTGAACCGCTCCAGA ATAAGCTTTTGCGTGTACACCATTCTGGGAGTTGTGAAACGGGCTCGTTGGCCCACTACCCTGGAAGAGGCTAAGGCCGGAGGATTTGTGATCGGGTGCATGCCCAGCGGCAATCCGATCTACCGTAACCCCTGCACTGAGCAGGTCCTGAAACTTCTCGACAACTTGCTCGCTCTCATAAG GACCCACAACAATCTCTACATGCCAGAGATGGTGGCTAAGCTGGGGGAAACATTTGCAAAGGCTTTAGATATGCTGGAAGTGGAGAAGAATGCCATCCTAG gcctccctcagcctctcctggagCTTTATGACTCTCCTGTTTACAAAACCATCTTAGAAAGGATGCAGGGCTTCTTCTGTACCCTCTATGACAATTG TTTCCACATCCTGGGTAATGCCGGCCCATCAATGCAGCAAGACTTCTACACTGTTGACGGCCTCGCCAGCCAGTTCCTCAACTCAGCCTTCGTTAACCTCAACAATATTCCCGACTACAGGCTGCGCCCCATGCTTC GTGTGTTTGTGAAGCCCTTGGTTCTCTCCTGCCCCTCGGAGCACTACGAAACCCTTCTCTGTCCCATGCTCGGCCCGCTCTTCACCTATCTACACGTG AGACTGTCCCAGAAATGGCAGGTCATCAGCCAGCGGAGCATACTTTG CGAGGAGGACACAGCAGATGACAACCCTGAGTCCCAGGAGATGCTTGAGGAGCAGCTGGTCAGGTTGCTGACCCGGGAAGTCATGGATCTTATCA CTGTTTGCTGTGTATCAAAGAAAGGCGCCGCTGAGCATAACAGCTCTGCTGTTGCAGATGGAGACG ATGATGAGATGATGTCCACAGACGTGACCCCACCTTCCAGTGCAGAGCTAACTGAGCTGGGCAAGTGTTTGATGAAGCAGGAG GATGTCTGCACTGCTCTTCTGATCACGGCCTACAGATCCCTCTCCTGGAAGGACACCCTGTCCTGCCAAAGAACCACCACGCAGCTTTGCTGGCCATTGCTCAAACAG GTGCTCACAGGGAATCTGCTCCCTGACGCAGTGACCTGGTTCTTCACCGGCGTGCTGAAAGGGTTGCAGACACACGGACAGCATGATGGCTGCATGGCAGCTCTCGTCCACCTGGCTTTCCAGATCTATGAGGCTTTG CGCCCCCGCTATGCTGAGCTGAAGGCAGTGATGGAACAGATCCCAGAAATCCAGAAGGAATCATTGGAGCAGTTTGACTCCAAGCTTCTAAACCCAACTCTGCTGAAAGTGGCAGACAAGCGCCGGAAGGACAATTTCAAACGCCTCATTGCTGGCTGCATCGGG AAGCCTCTGGGAGAACAGTTCCGCAAAGAGGTTCACATCCGGAACCTCCCATCTCTCTTCAAAAAGGTGAAGCCGTCGCTGGAGACAGACGTACTGGAGAACAACGAGGATGGAGAAGGCCTCACTGCGCTCTTTGAGCCCTGA